A genomic stretch from Acidobacteriota bacterium includes:
- a CDS encoding VOC family protein, translating into MAKVLGVGGVFFKTEDPEKLGAWYRKWLEMPVDPPYGASFLPGSVPVGGLTVWAPFDKETEYFEPSTSEFMVNLMVDDLDGALKQVTEGGATIVGEIMEESYGRFGWFVDPEGNKVELWEPKEGL; encoded by the coding sequence ATGGCAAAAGTGTTGGGTGTCGGTGGTGTGTTCTTCAAAACCGAGGACCCGGAGAAGCTCGGTGCCTGGTACCGAAAGTGGCTCGAAATGCCGGTCGACCCGCCGTATGGCGCGAGCTTCCTGCCCGGCTCGGTGCCGGTCGGAGGACTCACCGTGTGGGCGCCTTTCGACAAGGAAACCGAGTACTTCGAACCTTCGACCAGCGAGTTCATGGTCAACCTCATGGTCGACGATCTTGACGGCGCCCTCAAGCAGGTCACCGAGGGCGGAGCGACCATCGTCGGGGAGATCATGGAGGAGAGCTACGGACGATTCGGTTGGTTCGTGGACCCCGAGGGCAACAAGGTCGAGCTCTGGGAGCCGAAGGAAGGATTGTAA